DNA sequence from the Tissierella sp. MB52-C2 genome:
ATTATCCTGAGGTATGTCCCCATGGGTCAAAAATAATAAGGGAGGAATAAGTAATGAAAAAGATATTGATTTTAATAATGGTAGTATCTATATTAACTACTTTTGTATCAGGATGTGGAAATCCAAATAAGGAGAATGATACTGGATATAAGGTCGTAGCCACTACTACCTTAGTAGCAGATCTTGTAAAATCCATTGGAGGAGAATATGTAAGTGTTCAAGGATTAATGGGACCAGGAGTTGATCCTCATTTATATAAAGCAAGTGCAGGAGATGTTAAACTAATGCAAAATGCAGATATGGTAGTTTATAATGGTCTTCATTTAGAGGGAAAAATGGGAGAGATATTTGAAAATATAGAAGATAGTGAGAAAGTAATTTTAGCAGTAACACAAGGTATAGATGAATCAAGCTTTATTGATTTTGTTTCAAGTCCTGGAAGCTTCGACCCTCATATTTGGTTTGATGTAAAGCTTTGGAAGGAAGCTGCAAAAACTGTGGCAGAAGGACTCAAAGAACTAGATGAAGAACATGCAAAGGATTTTGATATTAGTTTAGAAAAATACTTAGGAGAGCTTGATAAGCTTGAGGAATATATTAATCAAAGAATATCTGAAATTCCTGAGGAAAATAGAGTTCTTATAACTGCACATGATGCTTTTAATTATTTTGGGAATGCCTACGGGTTTGAAGTTAAAGGATTGCAAGGCATAAGTACTGCATCAGAAGCAGGGACATCTGATGTTCGTCAATTGGCAAAGTTTATTGTAGAGAGGAAGATAAAGGCAATATTTGTTGAGTCATCAGTGCCACGAAAGAGTATTGAAGCATTGCAAGAAGCTGTTAAGGCTCAGGGATTTGAAGTGGAAATAGGAGGAGAACTTTATTCAGACTCCACAGGTGATGCAGGAACTGATGATGAAACCTATATAGGAACATTTAAAGCAAATATAGATACAATTATCGATGCCTTAAAATAATCAGATAAATAGCAAGGGGGAATGAAATATGAATTTTGATTATATAATAGAAGTTGAAGATATGACAGTTG
Encoded proteins:
- a CDS encoding metal ABC transporter solute-binding protein, Zn/Mn family; the protein is MKKILILIMVVSILTTFVSGCGNPNKENDTGYKVVATTTLVADLVKSIGGEYVSVQGLMGPGVDPHLYKASAGDVKLMQNADMVVYNGLHLEGKMGEIFENIEDSEKVILAVTQGIDESSFIDFVSSPGSFDPHIWFDVKLWKEAAKTVAEGLKELDEEHAKDFDISLEKYLGELDKLEEYINQRISEIPEENRVLITAHDAFNYFGNAYGFEVKGLQGISTASEAGTSDVRQLAKFIVERKIKAIFVESSVPRKSIEALQEAVKAQGFEVEIGGELYSDSTGDAGTDDETYIGTFKANIDTIIDALK